From a single Brassica oleracea var. oleracea cultivar TO1000 chromosome C5, BOL, whole genome shotgun sequence genomic region:
- the LOC106293695 gene encoding basic leucine zipper 43-like — MNTIPAELTGYFQYVSPEIYNNQTPITESEYFKMPSSPTSASSFYYINGLMTNNNNNYSSSSNVQDPVTSNNSTSDDDHQQSMVIDERKQRRMISNRESARRSRMRKQRHLDELWSHVIRLRTDNHCLIDKLNRVSESHQLALKENAKLKEETSNLKQLISEIKSNNEDDNNFLRELEDSISNSRSDLNQMGRDFELC, encoded by the coding sequence ATGAACACAATTCCAGCGGAACTCACTGGATACTTCCAATATGTATCACCTGAAATATACAATAACCAAACACCAATCACGGAGTCTGAATACTTTAAGATGCCCTCTTCTCCTACTTCTGCTTCCTCCTTCTACTACATCAACGGTCTGATGACCAACAATAACAACAACTACTCTTCATCATCCAACGTTCAGGATCCAGTGACGAGTAACAATTCAACATCAGACGACGATCACCAACAAAGCATGGTCATCGATGAGAGGAAACAAAGAAGGATGATCTCTAATAGAGAATCTGCTCGTAGGTCAAGGATGAGAAAGCAGAGACATCTCGATGAGCTTTGGTCTCACGTGATAAGACTCCGTACTGATAACCATTGTCTTATCGATAAGCTAAACCGCGTATCTGAAAGCCATCAGCTTGCTTTGAAGGAGAACGCTAAGCTTAAAGAGGAAACTTCTAATCTCAAACAGCTAATCTCTGAGATAAAATCCAACAACGAAGACGACAACAATTTTCTAAGAGAGCTTGAAGATTCGATATCAAACTCTAGATCGGATTTGAACCAAATGGGCAGAGATTTTGAGTTATGTTAA